A single Ochrobactrum sp. BTU1 DNA region contains:
- a CDS encoding DUF616 domain-containing protein: protein MVNCVTPVDFAVAGVFSHYIFGFSETQHQIGKLNSIMKSLNQFISQIVGRPYKERVVYSCMFGFSEAFKDRNYPEDADTDYICFTDDRNLESETWRFVVVDTTLYGPQKTSKLVKLCPHLFLSDYKTSLYVDNTVRINSPLNEIFFHLSSIVPFVTYRHDLWDCAYTESDAVIEAKYADPRILKLQIENYERDGLPRHAGLYHSAILLRNHNHRGVKKFGDLWFREIQKYSYRDQVALSYLAWKYSFKLHVFDGYSTDDNLVFWPEDVGPRLPRGFVDDEYLHLNPDLDLNGMTPREHFLKIGSQVGLAWRQ from the coding sequence ATGGTGAACTGCGTAACCCCGGTGGATTTTGCGGTCGCCGGGGTTTTTTCTCACTACATTTTTGGTTTTAGTGAAACTCAACACCAAATTGGCAAACTCAACAGTATCATGAAAAGCTTAAACCAGTTCATTAGTCAGATTGTTGGCCGACCCTATAAAGAACGGGTCGTCTATTCGTGCATGTTCGGATTTTCGGAGGCTTTCAAGGACCGCAACTATCCTGAAGACGCTGACACAGATTATATATGTTTCACTGACGATAGGAACCTGGAGTCGGAAACCTGGCGCTTCGTGGTCGTCGACACGACGCTATACGGGCCGCAGAAGACATCAAAGCTCGTCAAGCTTTGCCCGCACCTGTTTTTGTCAGACTATAAAACGAGCCTTTATGTAGACAATACGGTTCGAATAAATTCGCCACTCAATGAAATATTTTTTCACTTATCCTCGATCGTACCTTTTGTAACATACAGACACGACCTATGGGATTGCGCTTACACGGAGTCCGACGCGGTCATCGAAGCGAAATACGCTGATCCCCGAATTCTTAAATTGCAGATTGAAAATTACGAACGAGACGGTCTTCCGAGACATGCCGGACTTTATCACAGTGCAATTCTTTTGAGAAACCATAACCATCGCGGTGTAAAAAAATTCGGTGACTTATGGTTTCGCGAAATCCAGAAATACTCTTACAGAGATCAAGTTGCATTAAGTTATCTCGCATGGAAATATTCGTTTAAACTTCACGTCTTTGACGGCTATTCAACTGATGACAACTTGGTATTTTGGCCCGAAGACGTCGGTCCTCGACTACCACGCGGCTTTGTGGATGACGAATACTTGCACCTCAATCCAGACCTTGATCTGAATGGAATGACGCCGAGGGAACATTTCCTTAAAATCGGATCGCAAGTCGGGCTGGCCTGGAGACAGTAA
- a CDS encoding ABC transporter permease subunit (The N-terminal region of this protein, as described by TIGR01726, is a three transmembrane segment that identifies a subfamily of ABC transporter permease subunits, which specificities that include histidine, arginine, glutamine, glutamate, L-cystine (sic), the opines (in Agrobacterium) octopine and nopaline, etc.), which yields MDTSTTTQYLQIFRDWLRPHRVVLLALLVIALGFVVYLGEWDWLPRYLPRIFSGIGITISMLAGSVFIGFLLAVPLGIVQVTGPWWLKAPATIFCTVFRGTPLLLQLWLLYYGLGSLFPMIPGIRSSFLWPYLREAWPYGLFALTMSFAAYEGEVMRGAFAGVPSGELQAGRAFGMGRFKVFHRIWFPRAFYRALPTLVGETVLHLKATPLVATITVIDIYGVITKVRQDTLLTYEPLFLLAAIYLVLTCILVLAMGQVERQIPVKGV from the coding sequence ATGGACACAAGCACAACCACTCAATACCTGCAAATTTTTCGCGACTGGCTTCGTCCGCATCGCGTCGTGTTATTAGCGTTGCTAGTGATCGCTCTCGGCTTCGTAGTTTACCTGGGTGAATGGGACTGGCTTCCACGCTATTTACCGCGCATTTTCTCGGGCATCGGCATTACAATTTCCATGCTTGCAGGAAGCGTTTTCATCGGTTTCCTTCTCGCTGTCCCGCTTGGCATTGTGCAAGTCACCGGTCCATGGTGGCTGAAAGCGCCAGCAACCATATTCTGCACAGTGTTTCGCGGTACACCGCTGCTGCTGCAACTCTGGTTGCTGTATTATGGTCTCGGTTCGCTATTCCCGATGATCCCGGGCATTCGCTCATCCTTCCTCTGGCCCTATCTGCGTGAGGCTTGGCCCTACGGTCTTTTCGCGTTGACCATGTCTTTTGCAGCATATGAAGGTGAGGTCATGCGCGGAGCCTTTGCCGGCGTCCCCTCGGGTGAATTACAAGCCGGACGTGCATTTGGGATGGGGCGCTTTAAAGTTTTCCACCGTATCTGGTTCCCACGTGCATTCTATCGTGCTCTGCCAACACTCGTTGGCGAAACCGTTCTGCATCTTAAGGCAACTCCACTTGTTGCAACAATCACTGTGATCGACATTTATGGTGTTATCACCAAGGTCCGGCAGGACACACTTCTGACCTATGAACCGCTTTTCCTGCTGGCTGCGATCTATCTGGTGCTGACATGCATTCTTGTGCTTGCCATGGGGCAGGTCGAGCGCCAGATACCTGTCAAAGGCGTCTGA
- a CDS encoding ABC transporter permease subunit (The N-terminal region of this protein, as described by TIGR01726, is a three transmembrane segment that identifies a subfamily of ABC transporter permease subunits, which specificities that include histidine, arginine, glutamine, glutamate, L-cystine (sic), the opines (in Agrobacterium) octopine and nopaline, etc.), which produces MNAVFPAIVDWSLLAYDPPGWGRALLLGLLNTLQIAVGGYVLGIMIGVCGAAGKLYGGPVVKDLLGVYTTVVRGIPELVLLLLLYYAGTQFLNSIMIKLGYGSVDVSGLVAGIIVIGLVQGAYATEVIRGAILAIAPGQIEAGRAFGMSPIKIMHRVTFPAMLPFAIPGLSNLWLIATKDTALLAVVGFTELTLVTRQAAGATKSYMLFFLSAGAIYLTITLVSTALLRAVERHYKRGFPEAR; this is translated from the coding sequence ATGAACGCTGTCTTCCCCGCAATCGTCGATTGGAGCCTGCTCGCCTATGACCCGCCGGGGTGGGGGCGCGCGCTGCTCTTAGGATTACTGAATACTTTGCAAATAGCCGTTGGTGGTTACGTGCTTGGAATAATGATTGGCGTTTGCGGGGCAGCTGGAAAACTCTATGGCGGTCCAGTCGTAAAAGATCTGCTCGGGGTGTACACCACTGTCGTTCGCGGCATCCCCGAGCTGGTCTTGCTTCTGTTACTTTATTATGCCGGCACGCAATTTCTCAATTCGATCATGATCAAGCTCGGTTATGGTTCAGTTGATGTCAGCGGTCTTGTGGCTGGGATCATCGTGATAGGTCTGGTTCAGGGTGCCTATGCCACCGAAGTCATTCGGGGAGCCATACTTGCAATTGCGCCAGGCCAGATCGAAGCTGGACGTGCATTCGGCATGTCTCCCATCAAGATCATGCATCGCGTCACTTTTCCGGCCATGCTGCCCTTCGCCATACCTGGTCTATCTAATCTCTGGCTGATCGCCACCAAAGACACCGCACTGCTGGCTGTTGTGGGTTTTACAGAACTCACGCTTGTCACGCGTCAGGCGGCGGGCGCAACCAAATCCTACATGCTTTTTTTCCTGAGCGCCGGCGCAATTTATCTCACCATCACATTGGTTTCGACGGCTCTTCTTCGTGCTGTAGAGCGCCATTACAAACGCGGTTTTCCGGAGGCCCGCTGA
- a CDS encoding transporter substrate-binding domain-containing protein: MKTTLKAFAIAFLAGTAMAPAAKAETLKVAFGAEPYPPMYYPDASGKWQGFEIELADVVCEAAGLKCETVPIAWDGIIPALTSGKVDMIMGSMSITDERKKRVDFSDKYYKIPPMIIGGKDAKFDVTPEGMADKAIGVQVSTTHQAYVEKYFVPKGATLKEYQTQDEANNDLAAGRLDAVMADSSALIDFLNTDVGKTCCENKGTPADDVGILGQGVGVAVRKGEDGLRDKLNVAIKKIRENGEYDRVAKKYFTFDVFGQ, translated from the coding sequence ATGAAAACAACATTGAAGGCATTTGCGATAGCATTTTTAGCCGGTACAGCGATGGCGCCAGCCGCAAAGGCGGAAACATTAAAAGTCGCTTTTGGTGCGGAGCCTTATCCGCCGATGTATTACCCAGACGCTTCCGGCAAGTGGCAGGGTTTCGAAATCGAACTGGCGGATGTCGTGTGCGAAGCCGCGGGCCTTAAATGCGAAACTGTGCCCATTGCATGGGATGGCATTATCCCAGCACTGACGAGCGGCAAAGTAGATATGATCATGGGTTCGATGTCGATCACGGACGAACGCAAAAAGCGCGTCGATTTCTCTGATAAATACTACAAGATTCCGCCAATGATTATCGGTGGGAAAGACGCAAAATTTGATGTTACCCCGGAAGGTATGGCGGACAAGGCCATCGGCGTTCAGGTTTCAACAACCCATCAGGCCTATGTGGAAAAGTATTTTGTGCCCAAAGGTGCAACGTTGAAAGAATACCAGACACAGGATGAAGCCAATAACGACCTTGCCGCTGGACGTCTTGATGCTGTTATGGCCGATAGCAGTGCATTGATTGACTTCCTCAACACGGATGTTGGCAAGACCTGCTGCGAGAACAAAGGGACGCCCGCTGATGACGTGGGTATCCTTGGGCAGGGCGTTGGCGTTGCCGTACGCAAGGGTGAGGACGGTTTGCGGGATAAGCTCAACGTTGCGATCAAGAAAATTCGCGAAAATGGCGAATATGATCGCGTGGCGAAGAAGTATTTCACCTTTGATGTTTTTGGCCAGTAA
- a CDS encoding NAD(P)-binding protein, whose translation MRDARYDILFEPVKIGPVTAPNRFYQVPHCSGMGHRYPDADRYMRQMKAEGGWGVIATQETEIHPTSDITPSNQGRLWDDKDIPRLAQLTEAVHAHGSLAAIQLVHNGIHIANRLTRLSPLGPSDIMVDVEDPVQARAMDKSDIAQFRKWHRDAALRAKRAGFDIVYVYAGHDMTLLQHFLLKRYNKRTDEYGGSFENRLRLFREVIADTRDAVGDRCAIAVRFAVEEFLGTNGLTFDGEGRDVVAALADEPDLWDVNLSSWSNDSQTSRFSQEGFQEDYVSFVKTLTSKPVVGVGRYTSPDAMVRAIRKGVFDMIGAARPSIADPFLPAKIRDGRIDDIRECIGCNICTASDNTVAPMRCTQNPTIGEEWRKGWHPEVIPALEPQHSVLIVGGGPTGLEAARAMAQRGADVMLADAALEWGGRVARECRLPGLAAWGRVRDWRLGQLQQASNAELYLDSRLSAEDILSYGIPHVAIATGAYWRDDGVGRVHRDPLVYLGEGVTISVNALLEKGASVISNDGPVVIFDDDRYYMASVLAELIASSGRAVTFVTPTPIVAPWTEHTLEQSRVQRRLIEKGIEIVPLHELAGRTNDTVEIACSYSGKRRTIDCATLVPVTSRIPSDALWRDLIAMKDQWADHGLVTVERIGDCFSPGIIAAATYAGHSYARSRNSPALEDNFDIYR comes from the coding sequence ATGCGCGACGCACGTTACGATATACTGTTTGAACCTGTTAAAATCGGCCCAGTCACTGCACCTAACCGGTTTTATCAGGTGCCACATTGCAGTGGCATGGGACATCGCTATCCGGACGCAGACCGTTACATGCGGCAGATGAAGGCGGAAGGCGGGTGGGGCGTCATCGCAACACAAGAAACAGAAATCCATCCAACTTCGGATATTACCCCATCCAATCAAGGCAGATTGTGGGACGATAAGGACATTCCACGTCTTGCCCAACTAACAGAGGCTGTCCATGCGCATGGCAGTCTTGCAGCCATTCAGTTGGTTCATAATGGCATTCACATTGCAAACAGGCTAACGCGATTGTCGCCGCTGGGACCATCCGACATTATGGTCGATGTGGAAGATCCGGTTCAGGCACGCGCTATGGACAAATCTGATATTGCGCAGTTTCGAAAATGGCATCGCGATGCAGCATTGCGCGCTAAACGCGCGGGCTTTGATATAGTCTATGTCTATGCCGGACATGATATGACGCTACTGCAACATTTTTTACTTAAACGCTACAACAAACGTACAGATGAATATGGCGGCAGCTTTGAAAATCGTCTTCGCCTTTTCCGAGAAGTCATTGCAGACACCCGCGATGCAGTTGGTGATAGATGCGCAATTGCTGTGCGTTTCGCGGTCGAGGAATTTCTGGGAACAAATGGATTAACGTTCGATGGTGAAGGGAGGGACGTAGTTGCGGCTCTCGCCGACGAACCAGATCTCTGGGATGTAAATCTCTCCAGCTGGTCAAATGACAGCCAGACTTCGCGCTTTTCGCAGGAGGGGTTTCAGGAAGACTACGTCTCGTTTGTGAAGACTTTAACCTCAAAACCTGTTGTCGGTGTTGGACGCTATACTTCACCCGATGCCATGGTACGGGCAATCAGGAAAGGTGTTTTCGATATGATCGGCGCGGCTCGCCCGTCCATAGCCGATCCTTTCCTGCCCGCCAAAATCCGCGATGGCCGTATTGACGACATTCGGGAATGCATTGGCTGCAATATCTGCACTGCGAGTGACAACACGGTCGCCCCCATGCGCTGCACGCAGAATCCCACAATTGGCGAAGAATGGCGCAAAGGCTGGCATCCTGAGGTCATTCCTGCTCTTGAACCACAGCACTCGGTGCTCATCGTCGGGGGAGGGCCAACCGGGCTTGAAGCGGCGCGTGCCATGGCACAGCGCGGTGCCGATGTCATGTTGGCTGATGCGGCATTGGAATGGGGGGGGCGTGTTGCCAGGGAATGCCGGCTACCTGGCCTTGCAGCCTGGGGGCGTGTGCGCGATTGGCGCCTTGGCCAGCTGCAGCAGGCAAGCAATGCTGAGCTTTATCTTGATAGCCGATTGAGTGCAGAGGATATCTTGTCTTACGGTATTCCGCATGTGGCGATCGCTACGGGCGCGTATTGGCGTGATGATGGGGTCGGGCGTGTCCATCGGGACCCACTCGTCTATCTTGGTGAAGGTGTTACGATCAGTGTCAATGCACTGCTCGAAAAGGGAGCGAGTGTGATCAGCAACGATGGCCCGGTTGTGATATTTGATGATGATCGCTATTACATGGCAAGCGTTCTGGCCGAACTTATCGCATCCTCAGGGCGAGCTGTAACCTTCGTCACGCCAACTCCAATTGTTGCTCCGTGGACGGAACATACGCTTGAGCAAAGCCGCGTGCAGCGTCGCTTGATCGAAAAGGGTATAGAGATTGTTCCGTTGCATGAGCTCGCTGGGCGCACGAATGATACTGTTGAGATCGCCTGTAGCTATTCTGGCAAAAGACGCACAATAGACTGCGCAACACTTGTACCTGTCACATCACGCATACCGAGTGACGCGCTATGGCGTGATCTCATCGCCATGAAGGATCAATGGGCTGATCATGGCTTGGTAACAGTTGAGCGCATTGGTGATTGCTTTTCTCCCGGGATCATTGCAGCCGCAACCTATGCCGGGCATTCTTATGCGCGCAGCCGCAATAGCCCTGCACTGGAAGACAATTTCGACATTTATCGATAG
- a CDS encoding DUF4139 domain-containing protein: MIKLITFTSLVAAMLSSTALASGAGSIDEITLSSGGVAEISRKPLVSSDGLVEIEVPLGQVDDVLKSLVLKGGRGVINNISLAGPSPLDEVFRQLPFTPSDLSSISSLLSSIPGTSVTVSSGGKTVKGKILGIENAAGTEDNKLYLLTVLDQDEKIQTIKLSEDTSLGIDDPDIKTKLANATQAMGKGSNDSSRLIRIAASDLGDEDARLAYVVAAPIWKAAYRVLTQPEGKARLQAWAVVENASGEDWKDVKLTLTSADPVTLKQRLHQIYWKDRVEIPVNVATVNSVEADTGNLNNRIRSSSLSKKDTAFESDEPVMEAARAPAPATSGYGGSSANEPLDGATATATENDISASFALPGTFNLANGDSLSVPIADAQIDAEMISIYRSASSSAHPVAALMLKNVTDTSMPGGILTVYDSRTGYVGDAELIGLPKGDTRIAAFATDRKVTITQEQQPTRQIIDIKVVDGVVRISEKLRETTTYRISGALDADRTIVIEHPTRDGWSFSSDAEDGRTLSYRRLKTSVKAGQEKAVVAVDERIQDERYGLIDIDPATLVSWSSTASDKAVADKFAKLADAQRVKAEKERELQNSEEKLQFLQDEQERIRQNIAAVPENSDLKSKYLAMLDKSETTIADVSKKREADKAEIDHLAQLLREQIRNF; the protein is encoded by the coding sequence ATGATCAAACTCATTACGTTTACCTCTTTGGTCGCCGCCATGCTTTCGTCAACAGCTTTGGCTTCCGGGGCAGGATCGATTGATGAGATAACTCTGTCTTCTGGGGGCGTTGCGGAAATCTCCAGAAAACCTTTGGTCTCCAGTGACGGCTTGGTCGAGATCGAAGTTCCGCTTGGTCAGGTTGATGACGTACTCAAAAGCTTGGTGCTTAAAGGCGGTAGGGGCGTTATCAATAATATTTCTCTTGCGGGCCCAAGTCCGCTTGATGAGGTTTTCAGGCAACTTCCTTTTACGCCGTCAGACTTGTCTTCAATTTCAAGCTTGCTGTCGTCGATTCCGGGCACCTCAGTCACGGTTTCAAGCGGTGGGAAGACAGTCAAAGGCAAGATTTTGGGCATTGAGAATGCTGCCGGCACAGAAGACAACAAACTCTATCTACTTACCGTTCTTGATCAGGATGAGAAGATTCAGACGATAAAGCTTTCTGAGGATACGTCACTGGGTATTGACGATCCTGATATTAAAACCAAACTTGCAAATGCCACCCAGGCGATGGGGAAAGGCAGCAACGACAGCTCTCGATTAATTCGAATAGCGGCCAGCGACCTAGGGGACGAAGATGCCCGATTAGCTTATGTCGTTGCCGCCCCCATTTGGAAGGCAGCCTACCGCGTTCTGACACAACCCGAAGGCAAGGCACGCCTACAGGCATGGGCAGTGGTTGAGAATGCCAGCGGGGAAGATTGGAAGGATGTGAAGCTCACGCTCACCTCGGCTGACCCCGTGACCCTCAAACAGCGTTTGCACCAGATCTATTGGAAGGACAGGGTTGAGATTCCGGTAAACGTCGCCACTGTTAATTCTGTCGAAGCGGACACTGGTAACTTGAACAATAGAATTCGATCAAGTTCTTTGAGTAAAAAAGACACCGCATTTGAAAGCGATGAACCGGTGATGGAGGCAGCGCGTGCGCCGGCACCTGCCACCAGCGGTTACGGCGGAAGTTCCGCGAACGAGCCTCTGGATGGCGCAACTGCCACAGCCACTGAAAATGATATCAGCGCAAGCTTTGCACTGCCGGGCACTTTCAATCTGGCTAACGGGGACAGTTTGTCGGTGCCCATTGCGGATGCGCAAATTGATGCTGAGATGATATCTATTTATCGCAGCGCCAGCAGCAGCGCTCATCCTGTTGCCGCCCTTATGCTCAAAAACGTAACCGATACCAGCATGCCGGGTGGTATTCTGACAGTTTATGACAGCCGCACCGGTTATGTTGGGGACGCAGAACTTATAGGTTTGCCAAAGGGTGACACTAGAATTGCTGCGTTTGCCACCGATCGCAAGGTGACAATAACGCAAGAGCAGCAGCCCACCCGGCAGATCATCGACATCAAGGTGGTTGATGGGGTCGTGCGCATTTCAGAGAAGCTGCGTGAAACCACGACGTATCGAATTTCCGGTGCTCTCGACGCGGACAGGACGATTGTCATTGAACATCCTACTCGTGACGGCTGGTCGTTCTCGTCGGATGCCGAGGATGGTAGAACTCTCTCCTATCGACGATTAAAGACTTCGGTAAAGGCAGGCCAGGAAAAAGCTGTCGTCGCGGTCGACGAGCGCATTCAAGATGAACGCTATGGGCTCATTGATATTGATCCTGCGACGCTTGTGAGCTGGTCTTCCACGGCGTCCGATAAAGCTGTTGCAGACAAATTCGCTAAGCTCGCCGACGCGCAGCGCGTAAAAGCTGAAAAGGAGCGGGAACTGCAAAATTCGGAGGAAAAACTGCAGTTTCTTCAAGATGAACAAGAGCGAATTCGCCAAAACATCGCTGCCGTCCCAGAGAATAGTGACCTGAAATCCAAGTACCTCGCGATGCTGGACAAAAGCGAGACAACGATTGCAGATGTGTCAAAAAAGAGAGAAGCAGATAAGGCCGAAATCGATCATCTTGCCCAGCTTCTCAGAGAGCAGATCAGGAATTTTTAG
- a CDS encoding ATP-binding cassette domain-containing protein codes for MADTNSAIAVKDLHKRFGTLDVLKGVSLEANSGDVVAIIGGSGSGKSTLLRCINLLEIPSSGSIAIHGEQIKMRNLREGMEPADARQVQRIRARLGMVFQSFNLWQHMTVLENVIEAPVHVLGVPRNQAIAEAEIILRRVGLYEKRDVYPAFMSGGQQQRAAIARAVAIQPLAMLFDEPTSALDPELVGEVLSVINDLAKEHRTMVLVTHEMKFARNVATKVVFLHAGRIEEQGTPEQIFGDPKSERLRKFISSTNG; via the coding sequence ATGGCGGACACCAACAGCGCAATCGCAGTCAAGGATCTACACAAACGTTTTGGCACGCTGGACGTTTTGAAGGGCGTCTCACTTGAGGCTAATTCAGGCGATGTGGTTGCTATTATCGGCGGCAGTGGATCGGGCAAATCGACTCTGCTCCGCTGCATCAATCTGCTGGAAATTCCGAGTTCCGGTTCGATCGCCATTCACGGCGAGCAGATCAAAATGCGCAATCTGCGGGAAGGTATGGAACCCGCCGACGCGCGTCAGGTGCAGCGGATCCGTGCACGCCTTGGCATGGTCTTCCAAAGTTTCAATCTATGGCAGCATATGACGGTACTGGAAAACGTCATTGAAGCTCCGGTTCACGTGTTAGGAGTGCCGAGAAATCAGGCCATCGCCGAGGCGGAGATTATTTTACGCCGTGTCGGACTTTATGAAAAACGCGACGTCTATCCGGCATTTATGTCCGGTGGACAACAGCAACGTGCTGCAATTGCACGTGCTGTTGCTATTCAACCTTTGGCCATGCTTTTTGACGAACCAACCTCGGCACTTGATCCGGAACTGGTTGGAGAGGTGCTCTCGGTCATCAACGATCTCGCGAAAGAGCACCGCACCATGGTTCTTGTGACCCATGAAATGAAGTTTGCGCGCAATGTCGCAACGAAAGTTGTGTTTCTGCACGCCGGAAGGATCGAAGAACAGGGAACACCAGAACAAATATTTGGCGATCCGAAATCGGAGCGTCTGCGAAAATTCATTAGTTCGACAAACGGCTGA
- a CDS encoding invasion associated locus B family protein has translation MIRQITTMIVLAATLGLGFNAYAQDQAASASPEQPAEQNAAPAAPLWLTSCSNQVQTEELLCEVSQSIVLRQGNQTQRVATASINRVAGKSETNAFFTLPYGVSLPDAVKILIDDKQVGTLAWQSCDTGGCYASAKVDAAWLKAMRDGKTMTANLKSRDSRDLTFSFQLAGISKAESLLPAAH, from the coding sequence ATGATCCGACAGATCACGACTATGATCGTTCTCGCTGCAACCCTTGGGCTGGGCTTTAACGCCTATGCGCAAGATCAGGCAGCGAGCGCAAGCCCTGAACAACCAGCAGAGCAGAACGCCGCTCCTGCGGCACCGCTCTGGCTCACAAGTTGCTCGAACCAAGTGCAGACGGAAGAGCTGTTGTGTGAAGTATCTCAAAGTATTGTGCTGCGACAAGGCAACCAAACCCAGCGCGTAGCGACCGCTTCAATCAACCGAGTTGCCGGTAAATCAGAAACAAATGCCTTTTTTACGCTGCCATATGGTGTGAGCTTGCCCGATGCAGTCAAAATTCTGATCGATGATAAGCAGGTTGGAACGCTAGCGTGGCAAAGCTGTGATACTGGTGGCTGCTATGCAAGTGCCAAGGTTGATGCAGCATGGCTGAAGGCAATGCGGGATGGCAAGACGATGACGGCGAATTTGAAAAGCCGCGATAGCCGTGATCTCACGTTCTCTTTCCAGCTCGCAGGCATTTCAAAGGCTGAGTCTCTGTTACCAGCTGCCCACTGA
- a CDS encoding TetR family transcriptional regulator C-terminal domain-containing protein: MASLFKRAPENERRRELIEATLECISELGIQATTVRAVAARAGVTNGLIRHHFESKANLIIEAYRRTMELITASSIEILDAREGTPHQRLLQFIKATLDGQASDHRMLSLWATFISQSRIDPMITAVRDESYANLRQATEPLLAEVFAAEGREFTSLEIERAAICVHAILDGIWIEACLDLTRANTDLFVNLATGMVEKVLDIRLN; the protein is encoded by the coding sequence ATGGCGAGCCTGTTTAAACGAGCCCCGGAAAACGAACGTCGTCGCGAGTTGATTGAAGCGACCCTTGAATGCATATCTGAGCTTGGAATTCAGGCGACAACTGTGCGTGCCGTCGCCGCACGCGCTGGCGTAACGAATGGCTTAATCCGTCACCATTTTGAAAGTAAAGCCAATCTTATTATTGAAGCCTATCGTCGGACGATGGAGTTGATCACTGCGTCCAGTATCGAGATATTGGACGCACGCGAAGGGACACCACATCAGCGCCTGTTGCAGTTCATCAAGGCAACGCTGGATGGCCAGGCATCAGATCACAGAATGCTCTCGCTGTGGGCGACCTTCATCAGCCAAAGCCGCATTGACCCCATGATCACGGCAGTCCGCGATGAGAGTTATGCCAATCTCCGACAGGCGACTGAACCGCTCCTCGCAGAAGTCTTCGCAGCAGAAGGGCGAGAGTTTACTTCTTTAGAAATTGAGCGCGCGGCCATTTGCGTGCATGCGATATTGGATGGCATCTGGATCGAAGCTTGTCTGGATTTGACGCGCGCGAACACAGATCTTTTCGTGAACCTTGCAACAGGAATGGTCGAAAAAGTGCTCGATATTCGTCTTAACTAA